Genomic window (Vibrio pomeroyi):
GTACTGGTGGAGCAGGAGCTGTAGGTATGAGCTTCGGAGCTCAACAGCGTGCAGATGGATATACATTGACAGTCGTAACACGTGAAATAGCTTCACTTCCTCAAATGGGTTTGATGCGTCATACCGCTGATGACTTTAGACTCATTCGCTTAGTAAACCTCGATCCAGCGGTCGTGTTAGTTGCAGCAGACAGCCCTTACAACACTATTAATGACCTTATAAAAGAAGCAAAAGACAACCCAGGAAGCGTTAAGTTTGCTTCAACAGCTGCGCCAAACTTTTATTTAATGTCGTTAGAAAAAGACCAAGATATTAAGCTTAATGCCATTCCTTATAATGGAGCTTCAGAAGCAATCCCTGCCGTACTTGGTCATCACACAGACGTAACCATGGTTACACCAGGAGAAGCTATTGCTCAGCTTCGTTCAGGCCAACTAAAAGCATTAGGTGTCATGTCTGAAGAGCGTATTCAATACATTCCAGATGTTCCTACTTTGAAAGAGCAAGGCATTGATGTAGTAACAGGTACATGGCGCGGTATTGGTGCTCCAAAAGATACACCTGATGCAGTAATCGAGAAGCTGGGTGCTGCATTTGATGAAGCAATGGCAAGTGAAGAGTTCAAATCTTTCATGGAGAAAGGTGCTATGACGATTCACAACCTTGATGACAAAGCCTTCACTGAATTTGTCGCAGAAGATACAAAATCACTGACTCAATTAATTCAATAACCTTTGTTCGGAGGCACAGCTTTTATCAGTTGTGCCTCTACTATTAGTTTGTACCTTTCCCTTGCTTTACTTTTTAGGGGTAAACTCCATGTATAACGCTCACTCTAACTTAAACCGAAACGTCGTTTTCCCTTCTATCATCATTATCCTTAGCGCAATCGCGTTCGCGCTGATCACTCAATTTGATCGTCCGATGTACCAAGATGCAAGTGTCGATGCAAAATTCTTCCCGATGATGATTGTGATTGCCCAAATTGCTATCTGTATAGTTCTCATCGTTCAACACAAATTAAAAGTTGCCTCTGAACAACAAGAAGCGATGATAAGCAAGATGTCGATTTTCGGCGTTGCTTTTCTTATTGGCTACGCATTACTCATCAGTGTAGTTGGCTACCTTTATGCTAGTTTGATTGCATTTATGTTCTACCTCGTTTACTTCAAAGTGAAGAAGCCAATCTATTACGTTGTCGCCGTTGTCTTTGTGTTCGCGGTTTACTATCTATTTGGCGAGGTGTTCTACATCGCGCTTCCTGAA
Coding sequences:
- a CDS encoding tripartite tricarboxylate transporter substrate binding protein, whose product is MSKLLKSIMLAAGILVSATSIAADYPSKNIRLVVPFGAGGGTDAVGRTLANSAKDILGQNISIMNRTGGAGAVGMSFGAQQRADGYTLTVVTREIASLPQMGLMRHTADDFRLIRLVNLDPAVVLVAADSPYNTINDLIKEAKDNPGSVKFASTAAPNFYLMSLEKDQDIKLNAIPYNGASEAIPAVLGHHTDVTMVTPGEAIAQLRSGQLKALGVMSEERIQYIPDVPTLKEQGIDVVTGTWRGIGAPKDTPDAVIEKLGAAFDEAMASEEFKSFMEKGAMTIHNLDDKAFTEFVAEDTKSLTQLIQ
- a CDS encoding tripartite tricarboxylate transporter TctB family protein encodes the protein MYNAHSNLNRNVVFPSIIIILSAIAFALITQFDRPMYQDASVDAKFFPMMIVIAQIAICIVLIVQHKLKVASEQQEAMISKMSIFGVAFLIGYALLISVVGYLYASLIAFMFYLVYFKVKKPIYYVVAVVFVFAVYYLFGEVFYIALPEATWS